One window from the genome of Anaerotruncus rubiinfantis encodes:
- a CDS encoding Gfo/Idh/MocA family protein gives MEKIGYAVLGCGFIGKLHAGVISRLPNAYLAAVCDVNKTAAAEMGAQYGCKVYNDYRELLRDAAVDAVTVCLPSGMHRDAVIACAREKKHVLCEKPIDISVEHAQEMVAACRQNGVTFGVILQHRFDRPVLALQEAVRQGLMGRLLWGASRTIWYRDAQYFQNPYRGTWQYDGGGALINQSIHYIDLLLNFFGRVKSVSGKCRTLLHHEIEAEDVGVANLEFSNGCLATVEGSTVCYPGLYAELCLFGEKGSAIVRNDHLLFYQLESGKNAALDAVVDVARANAQHLDARISDESHYRQYEDFTQALLEGRQPAVTGADALHGLSVIKAIYTSSDQKREIYL, from the coding sequence ATGGAAAAGATCGGATATGCAGTACTGGGCTGCGGGTTTATCGGCAAACTGCACGCAGGAGTGATCTCCCGCCTGCCAAACGCATACCTGGCCGCTGTCTGCGATGTGAACAAGACAGCCGCGGCCGAAATGGGGGCGCAATACGGCTGCAAGGTGTATAACGATTACCGTGAACTTTTACGCGACGCCGCGGTCGACGCGGTCACTGTCTGCCTGCCGTCGGGAATGCACCGCGACGCGGTGATCGCCTGCGCCAGGGAAAAGAAGCACGTCCTTTGCGAAAAGCCCATCGATATCAGCGTGGAACATGCGCAGGAGATGGTTGCGGCATGCCGGCAAAACGGCGTAACGTTCGGCGTGATCCTGCAGCACCGGTTCGACCGGCCGGTCCTCGCATTGCAGGAAGCGGTCCGGCAAGGGCTTATGGGACGGCTGCTCTGGGGCGCGTCCCGCACCATCTGGTACCGTGACGCGCAGTATTTCCAGAACCCCTACCGCGGCACCTGGCAGTATGACGGCGGCGGCGCGCTGATCAACCAGTCGATCCATTATATCGATCTCCTGCTCAATTTTTTTGGGCGGGTAAAAAGTGTGAGCGGCAAATGCCGCACCCTGCTGCATCATGAAATCGAAGCTGAGGACGTCGGGGTTGCCAATCTGGAGTTCTCAAACGGCTGCCTTGCCACGGTGGAAGGTTCGACCGTCTGCTATCCTGGGCTGTACGCGGAGCTCTGCCTGTTCGGTGAAAAAGGCTCCGCAATTGTACGCAATGACCATCTCTTGTTTTACCAGCTGGAATCCGGAAAAAACGCCGCGCTCGACGCGGTTGTGGATGTGGCCCGCGCAAATGCGCAGCATCTCGACGCACGCATCAGCGATGAGTCCCATTACCGGCAGTATGAGGACTTCACCCAGGCGCTGCTGGAAGGCCGGCAGCCGGCGGTAACCGGCGCGGACGCCTTGCATGGGCTTTCGGTCATCAAAGCGATCTATACCTCTTCCGACCAAAAGCGCGAGATCTACCTTTAA
- a CDS encoding AraC family transcriptional regulator yields the protein MKEKTQRQTLHGVPNMDRDYQIFHYLDGWDYYAPLHSHNFYELYFLISGSLSYQIGNTIFAVKPGDILLFGINQPHRPLFSGQQVTYERIVLRISEKMLCQLSDEEDDLAACFKWQRFGVYRFSLETQNNIRLLLSRLIAEQDRGQDNFGSGVLYKAYLTELMVLFRRNCEENAPQYMSDPVKKRQMIEIVNHYIEENLERHISVAELAEHVYLSKYYFMRFFKEMTGTSVYQYIIQKRLVGASNLIMEGVPVASVYLYCGFGDYTSFLRAFKKQFGYSPKQYAEYLAAQESN from the coding sequence TTGAAAGAAAAAACCCAGAGGCAAACGCTGCATGGCGTTCCGAATATGGACCGTGATTATCAGATTTTTCATTATCTGGACGGCTGGGATTACTATGCGCCGCTGCACAGCCACAATTTTTATGAACTGTATTTTTTGATTTCCGGAAGCCTCAGCTATCAGATCGGGAATACGATCTTTGCGGTAAAACCCGGGGATATCCTGCTCTTTGGAATCAACCAGCCGCACCGCCCCCTGTTCTCCGGACAGCAGGTGACCTATGAGCGAATCGTGCTGCGGATTTCGGAAAAAATGCTCTGCCAGCTCTCCGATGAAGAAGATGATCTGGCCGCCTGTTTCAAATGGCAGCGTTTCGGGGTCTACCGTTTTTCCCTTGAAACGCAGAACAATATCCGGCTGCTCCTCAGCCGGCTGATTGCGGAACAGGACCGGGGACAGGACAATTTTGGCAGCGGCGTGCTTTATAAAGCATATCTGACCGAACTGATGGTGCTTTTCCGCCGCAACTGTGAAGAAAATGCCCCGCAGTATATGAGCGACCCGGTCAAAAAACGGCAGATGATCGAGATTGTCAACCACTACATCGAAGAGAATCTGGAACGGCATATCTCTGTGGCGGAACTGGCGGAACATGTGTATCTGAGCAAATATTATTTCATGCGTTTTTTCAAGGAAATGACAGGGACTTCGGTGTATCAGTACATCATCCAGAAGCGCTTGGTGGGCGCAAGCAACCTGATTATGGAAGGGGTGCCGGTCGCGTCGGTCTATCTGTACTGTGGATTTGGAGACTACACCAGTTTTCTGCGGGCGTTTAAGAAGCAGTTTGGCTACTCCCCGAAACAGTACGCGGAATATCTCGCCGCCCAGGAATCGAATTGA
- a CDS encoding tripartite tricarboxylate transporter substrate binding protein: protein MKRTLSLVLAIALICLSGCGQSAAPQSSAAPAQSAAPAASSEPAAPSSEAPAEDPAADFPAKPVEATVQWAAGGGGDLVFRALADVFADHANGQPMVIKNVEGASGVTGSTEFMDAEADGYKVMHVNTAHVSKIHMSEVPYDITSFEPVIQIVESYNYLLVNADAKWNTLDEFIADAKAAPGTISIGNAGVGGGNHLAALLFEQAVDAEFSHISYSGGGPTVTGLLSGEVDAAMCNAPEGMTNVDAGQLKILGNFGSKRFEKYPDVPTAQESGLDLTIEQWRGVVVPKGTPPELIAKLHDIIKECVEDERYVEKMKSMDAVPAYKNTADFKAFMESENKRFEELIKSKGLGDRYKAS, encoded by the coding sequence ATGAAAAGAACCCTTTCTCTCGTATTAGCAATCGCATTGATATGCCTGTCCGGCTGCGGCCAGTCCGCCGCGCCGCAATCCAGCGCAGCGCCTGCCCAGTCCGCGGCGCCCGCCGCATCCAGCGAACCCGCCGCACCTTCCAGTGAGGCGCCCGCTGAGGACCCCGCTGCGGATTTCCCGGCAAAACCGGTTGAAGCCACTGTCCAGTGGGCGGCCGGAGGCGGCGGTGACCTCGTGTTCCGCGCGCTGGCCGACGTCTTCGCCGACCACGCGAACGGACAGCCGATGGTCATCAAAAATGTCGAAGGCGCTTCCGGCGTCACCGGCAGCACCGAGTTCATGGACGCTGAAGCGGATGGTTACAAGGTGATGCATGTCAACACCGCCCACGTTTCAAAAATCCACATGAGCGAAGTCCCCTACGACATCACTTCCTTTGAGCCGGTGATCCAGATCGTGGAAAGCTACAACTACCTGCTGGTGAACGCCGACGCGAAATGGAACACTCTGGATGAATTCATCGCGGACGCAAAAGCGGCTCCCGGCACGATTTCGATCGGCAACGCGGGCGTTGGCGGCGGAAACCATCTGGCTGCCCTGCTCTTCGAGCAGGCGGTTGACGCGGAATTCTCGCACATCTCCTACAGCGGCGGCGGCCCGACCGTCACCGGCCTGCTCAGCGGAGAGGTTGACGCGGCCATGTGCAACGCCCCGGAGGGCATGACCAACGTGGACGCCGGACAGCTCAAAATCCTGGGCAACTTCGGTTCCAAACGGTTTGAGAAATATCCGGACGTCCCCACCGCGCAGGAGAGCGGACTTGACCTCACCATCGAACAGTGGCGCGGCGTGGTCGTTCCGAAGGGAACCCCGCCAGAGCTCATTGCAAAGCTGCATGACATCATCAAGGAATGTGTGGAAGATGAACGTTATGTTGAAAAGATGAAGAGCATGGACGCTGTCCCGGCGTATAAGAACACCGCCGATTTCAAGGCGTTTATGGAATCGGAAAACAAACGCTTTGAGGAACTGATCAAGTCCAAGGGCCTCGGCGACCGCTACAAGGCCAGTTAA
- a CDS encoding tripartite tricarboxylate transporter TctB family protein — protein sequence MKDTRISDLLAAIGTLILGIGAFVLSSSLPTAKIGLGSGGFPRVIGFCLILLGAIQMVFTCMKGFRNVQVQLDWATIRPIAATAAIAFLYVGLLRQAGFLLLTPLLLFSVMMLFGYRKYLSAAIISIVTSVVIYVLFSKVFMIFLPECRWF from the coding sequence GTGAAAGACACCAGGATCTCTGATCTGTTAGCCGCGATCGGAACCCTTATACTTGGAATCGGAGCGTTCGTACTTTCGTCGTCGCTCCCCACCGCAAAAATTGGTCTGGGTTCGGGCGGCTTCCCGCGGGTGATCGGTTTCTGCCTGATATTGCTGGGCGCCATCCAGATGGTGTTCACCTGCATGAAAGGATTCCGGAATGTCCAGGTACAGCTCGACTGGGCAACAATCCGGCCGATCGCGGCCACCGCCGCAATCGCGTTTCTTTATGTCGGGCTTCTGCGGCAGGCTGGTTTCCTGCTGCTCACGCCGCTGCTGCTGTTTTCCGTAATGATGCTGTTCGGTTACCGCAAATATCTTTCCGCCGCCATCATCAGTATCGTTACCAGCGTGGTGATCTATGTCCTTTTCTCAAAAGTCTTTATGATCTTCCTGCCGGAATGCCGGTGGTTTTAA
- a CDS encoding tripartite tricarboxylate transporter permease, which translates to MLSALLSGFATVFQPACFLFMLFGVVEGIVIGALPGLSGSIGIILLLPLVYRMPSDIALVMLCGVFCGSMFGGSVSAVLLNTPGTPSAAATLLDGYPLAKKGYGGKAIGTAAIASFVGGIISTLCLILIAPQLSKIALQFHAADYFSLTVFGLTMVAVSSGKNIFKGLISAAAGLFIATVGTDPILGASRFTFGNHYLMNGFPLLPVLIGIFAVSEVLSQVGSHGKDGSDIKGKQVKNLLPTFQEIKSFFKISVLGGILGVLIGIIPGTGGAISAFLAYDVAKKVSKRPEEFGNGSLEGIAACESSNNGTTGGALIPMLTLGVPGDVVTSVMLGALVLIGVKPGPLLFVENANIVYAIFAGMFVIQFLMLAVGLGFARVAPYVLKVPINILMPIILILCIVGAYSQSNQVYHILVALIFGLVGLFMKKYGYPGAPLILGIVLGPMAEQNLNRALQISKNDWTILFSRPISLAFLLLAAVFILMQIRSTYRQSKAKSQVAV; encoded by the coding sequence ATGTTAAGCGCACTTTTATCAGGCTTCGCGACTGTTTTTCAGCCGGCCTGTTTCCTGTTTATGCTCTTCGGCGTGGTCGAAGGGATTGTCATCGGCGCGCTGCCGGGCCTTTCCGGTTCCATCGGAATCATCCTGCTGCTGCCGCTGGTCTATCGGATGCCCAGCGATATCGCCCTGGTCATGCTCTGCGGCGTATTCTGCGGCTCGATGTTTGGCGGGTCGGTCTCGGCCGTCCTGCTCAACACGCCTGGAACGCCTTCCGCAGCAGCCACTCTATTGGATGGGTACCCGCTCGCAAAGAAGGGGTATGGCGGCAAAGCCATCGGCACTGCCGCGATCGCGTCGTTCGTCGGCGGTATCATCAGCACACTCTGTCTTATCCTGATCGCCCCGCAGCTGAGCAAAATCGCACTGCAGTTCCATGCGGCCGATTATTTCTCGCTGACGGTCTTTGGCCTGACAATGGTCGCGGTATCGTCGGGCAAGAATATCTTTAAGGGGCTCATCAGCGCCGCGGCCGGGCTCTTTATCGCCACGGTCGGGACCGATCCGATTCTCGGGGCTTCCCGTTTCACCTTCGGCAATCACTACCTGATGAACGGCTTCCCGCTATTGCCGGTGCTGATCGGAATCTTCGCGGTGAGCGAAGTTCTCTCACAGGTCGGCAGCCACGGCAAGGATGGTTCCGACATCAAAGGCAAACAGGTCAAAAACCTGCTTCCCACTTTCCAGGAAATTAAATCCTTCTTTAAGATTTCGGTTCTGGGGGGCATCCTCGGAGTCCTGATCGGGATCATCCCGGGCACTGGCGGCGCAATCTCCGCGTTCCTTGCCTATGACGTGGCAAAAAAGGTCTCCAAACGGCCGGAGGAGTTTGGCAACGGCTCGCTTGAGGGAATCGCGGCCTGTGAATCTTCCAACAACGGCACCACTGGCGGCGCGCTGATCCCGATGCTCACCCTGGGCGTCCCCGGCGATGTGGTCACTTCGGTTATGCTCGGCGCGCTGGTTCTGATCGGCGTGAAGCCCGGTCCCCTGCTCTTTGTGGAGAACGCGAATATTGTTTACGCCATCTTCGCCGGCATGTTCGTCATCCAGTTCCTCATGCTCGCCGTGGGGCTTGGCTTTGCACGGGTCGCGCCGTATGTCCTCAAGGTTCCCATCAATATCCTCATGCCAATCATCCTGATCCTGTGCATCGTGGGCGCCTATTCCCAGTCGAATCAGGTCTATCACATCCTGGTCGCGCTGATCTTCGGCCTGGTCGGGCTGTTCATGAAAAAGTACGGCTATCCCGGCGCGCCGCTGATTCTGGGCATCGTCCTGGGGCCGATGGCGGAACAGAATCTGAACCGCGCCCTGCAGATCTCCAAAAATGACTGGACTATCCTTTTCTCCCGTCCGATCTCCCTGGCCTTCCTGCTGCTGGCCGCTGTATTCATCCTGATGCAGATCCGGTCAACCTACCGGCAGAGCAAGGCCAAGAGCCAGGTGGCGGTATGA
- a CDS encoding lactate racemase domain-containing protein: MIRTGGNGNWSTIENLLSGIEIPRMVKVRQHFVHPAPVDVAQQISGQVHGKHLLDPVRPGQTVAITVGSRGIANQPLAVKTLVGLVREAGGEPFLIPAMGSHAGATAEGQAAMLRGMGYTEDAVGAPIRATMDTVELGRTASGLPVLTDRLAYEADHLIVLNRIKPHVCFRGPYESGLMKMITIGLGKQKGADIAHNLGFGRMPEHIPEIANEAIRHLNILCAVGLVENAFHETAACAVLRREEIASEEPRLLEMAKSYAPRLHFDQLDTLIIDEIGKNISGAGFDTNVVGRYHSEWISGGPKIKRLLILDISKESKGNGNGLGMADFTTRRAAEKFDFTQTYPNTLTATLTGGVKIPMVLPNDQQAVQACIKTSNLANFADAALVRIHNTLCLTEIEVSENLAGTLRGDGRFEILSDPYAWQFDAQGNLF, encoded by the coding sequence ATGATCCGCACCGGAGGGAATGGGAACTGGTCCACCATTGAAAACCTGCTCTCCGGCATCGAAATCCCGCGGATGGTAAAAGTCCGACAGCATTTTGTACATCCCGCTCCGGTTGACGTTGCGCAGCAGATCTCCGGGCAGGTTCATGGAAAACATCTGCTTGACCCGGTCCGTCCCGGCCAAACCGTGGCAATCACCGTGGGCAGCCGCGGCATCGCCAATCAGCCGCTTGCGGTAAAAACTCTGGTGGGACTTGTGCGCGAAGCGGGCGGCGAGCCGTTTCTCATTCCGGCCATGGGCAGCCACGCAGGGGCCACGGCCGAAGGCCAGGCTGCCATGCTGCGCGGAATGGGTTATACGGAAGATGCCGTTGGCGCGCCGATCCGCGCCACCATGGACACCGTGGAGCTGGGGCGCACCGCTTCGGGCCTTCCTGTGCTGACCGACCGGCTGGCGTATGAGGCCGATCACCTGATTGTGCTTAACCGGATCAAGCCGCATGTTTGCTTCCGCGGCCCTTATGAATCGGGGCTGATGAAGATGATCACCATCGGCCTGGGCAAACAGAAAGGCGCGGATATTGCGCATAATCTGGGGTTTGGCCGCATGCCGGAGCATATCCCCGAGATTGCAAATGAGGCGATCCGGCACCTGAACATCCTGTGCGCTGTGGGGCTTGTGGAAAACGCGTTTCATGAAACCGCCGCCTGCGCCGTGCTGCGCAGGGAGGAGATCGCTTCGGAGGAACCCCGCCTGCTCGAGATGGCAAAGTCCTACGCGCCGCGCCTGCACTTCGACCAGCTGGATACGCTGATCATCGATGAGATCGGTAAAAATATCAGCGGTGCCGGATTTGACACGAACGTCGTCGGGCGTTACCATTCCGAATGGATCAGCGGCGGGCCCAAAATCAAGCGGCTTTTGATCCTCGATATCTCCAAGGAATCCAAGGGGAATGGGAACGGCCTCGGGATGGCCGATTTCACCACGCGGCGGGCTGCTGAAAAGTTCGATTTCACACAAACCTATCCAAATACCCTGACCGCCACCCTCACCGGCGGCGTCAAGATCCCCATGGTCCTGCCAAACGATCAGCAGGCGGTCCAGGCTTGCATCAAAACCAGCAATCTGGCCAATTTTGCGGACGCGGCCCTGGTGCGAATCCATAACACCCTCTGCCTGACCGAAATCGAGGTGTCCGAAAACCTTGCCGGAACGCTCAGGGGCGACGGCCGTTTTGAAATTCTCAGCGATCCCTACGCCTGGCAATTTGATGCCCAAGGCAATTTATTTTAA
- a CDS encoding M24 family metallopeptidase, protein MTIMEEIQIKLDRIRKALERLSLDAVYLKRQDNFAWMTGGGINYVGLGEMGNCGLLITRDSQYAITTNIEAARMRDEEKLEDLGYPIHCQTWYENAFEGETIRRLVPSGKVGFDHGNPAGPNISNEIRLLRFSLTESEVERYLVGGYLTARAIEETIAQARPGDSELSIIGKLAHRIRETGLDVVSAMCAADDRISNYRHPVPTDRIVRERVQLGGNMRYRGLIICCTRLMNFVPVSSQLASQYRANVEIDCTLMANSIPGQSFVSALEAGQKAYETHGYGEEFKLHHQGGPIGYAGRDYRVDFSTPGLIQENQAFCWNPSITGTKSEDTVIATSHGIIPVSRPVICPVMTVTVEDQTFTRPAIWEG, encoded by the coding sequence ATGACAATCATGGAAGAGATCCAAATCAAGCTGGACCGCATCCGCAAAGCCCTTGAACGACTCTCGCTCGACGCGGTTTATCTCAAGCGGCAGGATAATTTCGCTTGGATGACCGGCGGCGGCATCAACTATGTCGGGTTGGGCGAAATGGGCAACTGCGGCCTTTTGATCACCCGGGACAGCCAGTACGCAATCACCACCAATATCGAAGCGGCCCGGATGCGTGACGAGGAAAAGCTTGAAGATCTGGGTTATCCGATCCATTGCCAGACCTGGTATGAAAATGCGTTTGAAGGCGAAACGATCCGCCGGCTTGTCCCGTCCGGAAAGGTCGGTTTTGATCATGGCAATCCGGCCGGGCCGAACATCTCCAATGAGATCCGGCTCCTTCGTTTCTCGCTGACCGAATCTGAAGTGGAACGCTACCTTGTGGGCGGGTATCTGACCGCCCGCGCCATCGAGGAAACCATCGCGCAGGCCCGCCCGGGCGACAGTGAGCTTTCCATCATCGGCAAGCTTGCGCACCGCATTCGCGAAACCGGCCTCGACGTTGTGTCCGCCATGTGCGCGGCGGATGACCGGATTTCCAATTACCGGCACCCTGTCCCGACCGACCGAATTGTGCGTGAGCGGGTTCAGCTCGGCGGAAATATGCGGTACCGCGGGCTCATCATCTGCTGCACACGGCTGATGAACTTTGTCCCCGTCTCCAGCCAGCTGGCCAGCCAATACCGCGCCAATGTGGAAATCGACTGCACCCTTATGGCCAATTCCATCCCCGGCCAGAGTTTTGTTTCGGCTTTGGAAGCCGGGCAGAAAGCGTACGAAACGCACGGTTACGGCGAAGAATTCAAACTGCATCATCAGGGCGGGCCGATCGGCTACGCCGGACGCGATTACCGGGTGGATTTCTCCACGCCGGGCCTCATCCAGGAAAACCAGGCATTCTGCTGGAATCCTTCCATCACCGGCACCAAAAGCGAAGACACCGTGATTGCCACCTCCCATGGAATTATCCCGGTGTCCCGGCCAGTGATCTGCCCGGTCATGACAGTCACTGTCGAAGATCAGACCTTCACCCGTCCAGCGATCTGGGAAGGCTGA